Proteins from one Streptomyces sp. NBC_00390 genomic window:
- a CDS encoding DUF6257 family protein: protein MARYENEPRLTAGEKTQVAWYVARMAKRGIAGERVYQGDLERKVERVIAKARKREELDEKKNSNRR, encoded by the coding sequence ATGGCCCGTTACGAGAACGAACCGCGCCTAACTGCTGGCGAGAAGACCCAGGTCGCGTGGTACGTCGCCCGGATGGCCAAGCGCGGCATCGCCGGTGAGCGGGTCTACCAGGGCGACCTGGAACGCAAGGTCGAGCGGGTCATCGCCAAGGCCCGCAAGCGCGAAGAGCTCGACGAGAAGAAGAACAGCAACCGCAGGTAG
- a CDS encoding DUF6251 family protein, producing MESLPEPARVVQLPDGTYTYVQADQLPAVPQPYGGPQVVHQHVHHAPPDRTVQRIALGSGVGAGAVAAGVYFGPLLVGVLTAMAANLALLALIASVCAWGVVTVVKSVGGADGKAAAKNIAKARRRR from the coding sequence ATGGAATCGCTGCCTGAGCCTGCCCGGGTGGTGCAGCTCCCGGACGGCACCTACACCTACGTCCAGGCCGACCAACTGCCCGCTGTGCCGCAGCCCTACGGCGGTCCGCAGGTCGTTCACCAGCACGTGCACCACGCGCCGCCGGACCGCACGGTGCAGCGCATCGCGCTCGGCTCCGGAGTCGGCGCCGGTGCTGTCGCTGCGGGCGTCTACTTCGGCCCGCTGCTCGTCGGCGTACTGACCGCCATGGCCGCGAACCTCGCCCTGCTCGCCCTGATCGCCTCCGTCTGCGCCTGGGGCGTCGTCACCGTCGTGAAGAGCGTCGGCGGCGCGGACGGCAAGGCCGCGGCGAAGAACATCGCCAAGGCCCGGCGCCGCCGCTGA
- a CDS encoding protein spdB, with protein MNAKTVLPAVAMTAVSMVLTLAVVVMWLGGAVPWPVALVVGLGIDGGWLATLAYERRLAAQGDHSTAVTAVGWFFGLVATGVLVAHALTAEESSGAWLAVAWLPVAAKALWLVHGLWERTALTPGALGAIRGIQQEARDEAAVARARLRAEAATEETRLTAVTAAGARVARVQARTAQTLSRAWSTLETARDGEDTGRALTSVTTRVTAGVAPAWELPVWGPTEPVSVLALSAAPALTDAELDRLVDEIRHSETPALSYREMATRFRAAGHSASEVRLRAAWKRVAA; from the coding sequence ATGAACGCCAAGACTGTGTTGCCAGCCGTCGCGATGACGGCGGTGTCCATGGTGCTCACCCTCGCGGTGGTGGTGATGTGGCTGGGTGGGGCGGTGCCGTGGCCGGTCGCTCTCGTGGTCGGTCTTGGGATCGACGGTGGATGGCTCGCCACCCTCGCCTACGAACGCCGTCTCGCCGCGCAGGGCGACCACTCCACCGCCGTCACCGCAGTCGGTTGGTTCTTCGGTCTGGTCGCTACCGGGGTCCTGGTCGCCCACGCGCTCACCGCTGAGGAGTCCTCCGGTGCGTGGCTTGCGGTCGCCTGGTTGCCGGTGGCGGCTAAGGCTCTGTGGCTGGTGCACGGCCTGTGGGAGCGGACCGCGCTTACTCCTGGTGCGCTCGGGGCGATCCGGGGGATTCAGCAGGAGGCCCGCGACGAAGCGGCCGTGGCCCGCGCCCGGCTGCGGGCGGAGGCCGCCACCGAGGAGACTCGGTTGACGGCCGTGACGGCGGCCGGGGCGCGCGTCGCACGCGTTCAAGCGAGGACTGCACAGACGCTTTCGCGGGCGTGGTCGACGTTGGAGACGGCGCGGGACGGCGAGGACACCGGCAGGGCGTTGACCAGCGTGACGACCCGCGTCACGGCCGGTGTCGCACCGGCGTGGGAGCTGCCGGTCTGGGGGCCGACCGAACCCGTTTCCGTGCTCGCTCTGAGTGCGGCCCCGGCGCTCACGGATGCAGAGCTTGACCGGCTGGTTGACGAGATCCGGCACAGCGAGACCCCGGCACTGTCCTACCGGGAGATGGCCACCCGGTTCCGCGCAGCCGGCCACTCCGCATCCGAAGTCCGGCTGCGAGCTGCGTGGAAGCGCGTGGCCGCGTAA
- a CDS encoding cell division protein FtsK, whose product MTDESAAAHLRPVPDIDRDDDAPAVPVPVDNPALPDPKVSIEKRKPVLAGWLTNRRDFLATARHAGANLGYAALFHGVRVPVYAGRLALMSPRGACRFIASTNRWVWDREAAPLREFAVRTEDVEEYMRLARLRSGRIRLRGLVTLVAAVFGVGFALYLYVLAPAFLYAFAAGGVLLLGIGGQQPDAPVVGPAVLKTEVQKLTGSIVLRGLDSIGNAKITAAIKKGGDMNGLKFVSEIVRDGPGYRADLDLPYGVTPEDIMEARKPLASGLRRKTGCVWPSPDPEQHEGRLVLWVGDKPMNETTKPAWPLAKTGTVDLFKPVVFGNDQRMRDVAVTLMFASVVVGSIPRMGKTFLMRLFLLIAALDPRAEVHAFDFKGTGDFGALEPVCHRYRAGEEDDDIAYVLETLRELKEELRRRAKVIKSLPRTRCPESKVTPELAGDKTLGLHPIVVGFDECQVPFEHEEHGKEIEAICTDLVKRGPALGIVAMFGTQRPDAKSLPTGISANAVLRFCLKVMGQPANDMVLGTSMYKSGYRATMFSRSDRGICWMAGEGDDPRIVASAFVDAVAAERIVARARQAREEYSNVTGHAIGHGPEKTNGSDILTDVLDVIADGEKSVWCERIATRLAAAQPDTYGGWQGENVTAALKPWGIKPGQVWGQTDDGEGANRRGIKRAEVTAAITRRNADRAAA is encoded by the coding sequence ATGACCGACGAATCCGCGGCCGCGCACCTGCGGCCCGTACCCGACATAGACCGCGACGACGACGCGCCGGCCGTGCCGGTGCCGGTCGACAACCCGGCGCTTCCCGACCCGAAGGTGAGCATCGAGAAGCGCAAGCCGGTGCTCGCCGGATGGCTCACCAACCGGCGCGACTTCCTCGCCACCGCCCGCCACGCGGGCGCGAACCTCGGCTACGCCGCCTTGTTCCATGGCGTCCGCGTCCCGGTATATGCGGGCCGCCTCGCACTGATGTCGCCCCGTGGCGCGTGCCGGTTCATCGCCTCCACCAACCGGTGGGTCTGGGACCGCGAGGCCGCCCCGCTGCGGGAGTTCGCCGTGCGCACCGAGGACGTCGAGGAGTACATGCGCCTGGCCCGCCTTCGGTCCGGACGCATCCGCCTGCGCGGGCTCGTCACGCTGGTCGCGGCCGTGTTCGGCGTCGGGTTCGCCCTCTACCTGTACGTCCTCGCGCCCGCTTTCCTGTACGCGTTCGCCGCCGGCGGCGTGCTCCTGCTCGGCATCGGCGGGCAGCAGCCCGACGCCCCGGTCGTCGGCCCTGCGGTGCTGAAGACGGAGGTGCAGAAGCTCACCGGCTCGATCGTGCTCCGGGGCCTGGATTCGATCGGGAACGCGAAGATCACCGCTGCCATTAAGAAGGGCGGCGACATGAACGGGCTCAAGTTCGTGTCCGAGATCGTGCGGGACGGGCCCGGCTACCGCGCGGATCTCGACCTGCCCTACGGCGTCACGCCCGAGGACATCATGGAGGCCCGCAAGCCCCTCGCGTCCGGCCTGCGCAGGAAGACCGGCTGCGTGTGGCCGTCGCCGGACCCCGAGCAGCACGAGGGACGTCTCGTTCTGTGGGTCGGGGACAAGCCGATGAACGAGACCACCAAACCCGCCTGGCCGCTCGCCAAGACCGGCACGGTGGACCTGTTCAAGCCGGTCGTGTTCGGCAACGACCAGCGCATGCGAGACGTCGCCGTCACCCTCATGTTCGCGTCCGTGGTCGTCGGCTCCATCCCGCGGATGGGCAAGACGTTCCTCATGCGGCTGTTCCTGCTCATCGCCGCCCTCGATCCGCGGGCCGAAGTCCACGCGTTCGACTTCAAGGGCACCGGCGACTTCGGCGCCCTGGAACCGGTCTGCCACCGCTACCGCGCCGGCGAGGAAGACGACGACATCGCCTACGTCCTCGAGACGCTGCGGGAGCTGAAAGAGGAACTGCGCCGCCGGGCGAAGGTCATCAAGTCCCTGCCGCGCACCCGCTGCCCGGAGTCCAAGGTCACCCCGGAACTCGCCGGTGACAAGACGCTCGGGCTGCACCCGATCGTCGTCGGCTTCGACGAGTGCCAGGTGCCCTTCGAGCACGAGGAGCACGGCAAGGAGATCGAGGCCATCTGCACCGACCTGGTCAAGCGCGGCCCCGCCCTCGGGATCGTGGCCATGTTCGGCACCCAGCGCCCCGACGCGAAGTCCCTGCCCACCGGCATCAGCGCCAACGCCGTGCTCAGGTTCTGCCTCAAGGTCATGGGGCAGCCCGCCAACGACATGGTCCTCGGCACGTCCATGTACAAGTCGGGGTACCGGGCCACGATGTTCTCCCGGTCGGATCGGGGCATCTGCTGGATGGCCGGCGAGGGCGACGACCCCCGCATCGTCGCGTCCGCGTTCGTCGACGCGGTCGCCGCCGAACGCATCGTCGCCCGCGCCCGCCAGGCGCGCGAGGAGTACAGCAACGTCACCGGCCACGCCATCGGCCACGGCCCCGAGAAGACCAACGGGTCGGACATCCTCACCGACGTCCTCGACGTGATCGCGGACGGCGAGAAGTCCGTGTGGTGCGAGCGCATCGCCACCCGTCTCGCCGCAGCCCAGCCCGACACCTACGGCGGGTGGCAGGGCGAGAACGTCACCGCCGCACTCAAGCCCTGGGGCATCAAGCCCGGCCAGGTCTGGGGCCAGACCGACGACGGCGAGGGCGCCAACCGGCGCGGCATCAAGCGCGCCGAGGTCACCGCTGCCATCACTCGCCGTAACGCCGATCGGGCCGCCGCATAG
- a CDS encoding DUF6284 family protein, translated as MKHIGAVQALVTAPEFDREPTAAELDAIESEMPLITAEVELLDAQITAMDRPVNELDARRGRRARNRVLATRRDLTNRTASTMSLSGGAA; from the coding sequence ATGAAGCACATCGGTGCTGTTCAGGCGCTTGTTACCGCCCCCGAATTCGACCGCGAGCCGACGGCCGCGGAGCTGGACGCGATCGAGAGCGAGATGCCGCTCATCACGGCAGAGGTCGAACTGCTCGACGCGCAGATCACCGCCATGGACCGGCCGGTGAACGAGCTGGACGCCCGCCGCGGGCGCCGGGCCCGCAATCGGGTGCTGGCCACGCGCCGGGACCTGACGAACCGCACAGCCAGCACGATGAGCCTGTCCGGGGGTGCGGCATGA
- a CDS encoding RRQRL motif-containing zinc-binding protein has translation MGTLLVYRWRLAPDGYATRRQLRALGLRPGGQDVAAQLERPRRRRGPLVAYLYRIDRALPVRPMTPGRRVALARAMQARRTCSACGLDAGYVIPASLGTCVPCAYPEGTTDGIAA, from the coding sequence ATGGGCACGCTGCTCGTCTACCGGTGGCGGCTCGCTCCGGACGGCTACGCCACCCGCCGACAGCTGCGCGCCCTCGGGCTGCGGCCGGGCGGGCAGGACGTCGCCGCGCAGCTGGAACGGCCTCGGCGGCGCCGGGGTCCGTTGGTCGCCTACCTGTACCGCATTGACCGTGCTCTGCCGGTCCGGCCCATGACCCCTGGCCGCCGGGTGGCACTCGCCCGCGCCATGCAAGCGCGCCGCACCTGCTCCGCCTGCGGGCTCGATGCCGGATACGTCATTCCTGCCTCGCTCGGCACCTGCGTGCCGTGCGCCTATCCCGAAGGGACCACTGATGGAATCGCTGCCTGA
- a CDS encoding bifunctional DNA primase/polymerase — protein sequence MTHDRKSALLAAALDAAALGWPVLPLRPGGKRPALHGEDACTRSGDCSSGHVKWEQRATTDPDRIHAAWTAGAFNVGIATGPAGLLVIDLDKPKTNSNADTPCGVTTFKALCERTGQAVPTTRTIRTASGGMHLYFTVPAGSRLVNSAGTLAALVDTRAHGGYVVAPGSITPAGTYAVVDDRPPAPLPEWLYARLTSRQATRALTAAPVASRSSRCATAALNAEIAAVAAASEGGRNARLLAGTRAVGRFVAWGEIPRQVVEEAFQGAGEAAGLPPAECRATISSALNWSIRTARPRETA from the coding sequence ATGACCCATGACCGCAAGTCCGCGCTGCTCGCCGCAGCGCTCGATGCCGCCGCCCTGGGGTGGCCGGTCCTGCCGCTGCGGCCCGGCGGCAAGCGCCCCGCGCTGCACGGCGAGGACGCCTGCACCCGCTCCGGCGACTGCTCGAGCGGGCACGTGAAGTGGGAGCAGCGCGCCACCACCGACCCAGACCGCATCCACGCCGCGTGGACGGCCGGCGCGTTCAACGTCGGCATCGCCACCGGCCCCGCCGGACTGCTCGTCATCGACCTCGACAAGCCCAAGACCAACAGCAATGCGGACACGCCTTGCGGCGTGACGACCTTCAAGGCGCTCTGCGAGCGCACCGGGCAGGCAGTGCCCACCACCCGCACGATCCGGACCGCGAGCGGCGGAATGCACCTGTACTTCACCGTCCCCGCCGGGTCCCGGCTCGTGAACAGTGCGGGCACCCTCGCGGCGCTCGTCGACACCCGCGCGCACGGCGGCTACGTCGTCGCCCCCGGCAGCATCACCCCCGCCGGGACGTATGCGGTCGTCGACGACCGGCCGCCCGCTCCGCTCCCGGAATGGCTATACGCCCGCCTGACGAGCCGTCAGGCGACGCGGGCACTAACGGCGGCGCCTGTCGCGTCGCGGTCCTCTCGCTGCGCCACAGCCGCGTTGAACGCCGAAATCGCCGCCGTCGCCGCCGCGAGTGAGGGCGGACGCAACGCGCGGCTGCTCGCCGGGACCCGCGCGGTGGGGCGGTTCGTCGCGTGGGGCGAGATCCCCCGGCAGGTGGTTGAAGAGGCTTTTCAGGGGGCGGGCGAGGCTGCCGGACTCCCGCCGGCCGAGTGCCGCGCCACCATCAGCAGCGCGCTCAACTGGTCCATCCGCACCGCCCGGCCCCGGGAGACGGCATGA